One part of the Alistipes onderdonkii genome encodes these proteins:
- a CDS encoding glycosyl hydrolase, with product MKRKILFTLLAAVFAAGIAFAEKLPVAKAVRPEKELYKTFANPDGRHRPYVRWWWNGARVNEQEILRELDVMRDAGIGGVEINTIQFPDQTTDTVGCAALTWLSDEWIRMVNVAADGCRERGMVCDIIVGSGWPFGAEYLAPEEQVQMLYPVTVDVKGGRFTIGRDEVLGMANAHVANPRSNPTKELMFIRLMPKHVAHFTEGVSYDEQAGNDTITVDVPEGEHVLYFFVKLNGYSRVILGAPGASGPVVNHLDGKAVERYLDKFSDAMHFTRGKLKGEIRAAFCDSFELEGNNWTPGMFAEFEKRMGYSLYPFLPYVFQRTGAMGEPVREAYGCSFSPEVTRDVIERVRHDFWHVQMQLFKENFIDVYNAWCHRNGLKSRIQAYGHQLHPIETSMYLDIPECESWIHDGIGRVMEPNQYLSGRGYSMVNKFVASGAFLANRNIVSCEEQTNVGNIFQTTLEEVKVTGDRSNLSGVNHSVLHGFNYSPRQKDFFGWIQFGTYFNENNTWWPYVRPWMDYKARVSALLQNSVYQADIAILPPLEDLWSIHGMQRDPYPGVTYPAYANDLWEAVQQSGNGCDYVSEKVICQSSVSGGQLRFGSRSYKTLLLMEVESLEPRTAARIADFVAAGGRVIAIGKVPHKGLGFRDAAAKDARVKAIIDRVVTTWPDRFVRVDAPQGDMLGWYRTLQAEYGLTPYAKISAPDRFMMMNYYKSGDKDIYFVVNSSIERSMQTRLEFPAEVAVKQAWVWDAETGGRHMLDMRNGTLELCLTPAEAKFIVFEKDRGGQMLPAPAPRSANPIALNGIWDVRATHHVDKSTREFSLTDLVDLHSLPFPWLQSFAGTIEYTRTVDVEDPAAYHTLDAGLTHNGITELFVNGEPAGIRWYGARTFDVAGKLRKGANVLTIRVTTVLTNYAKARAADTPTAARWEWAQRLNKELGLRGPVTLY from the coding sequence ATGAAACGAAAGATCCTCTTCACACTATTGGCCGCGGTGTTCGCCGCGGGGATCGCCTTTGCGGAAAAGTTGCCCGTGGCAAAGGCTGTCCGCCCTGAAAAAGAGTTGTATAAAACATTCGCTAATCCCGACGGGCGCCATCGTCCCTATGTGCGCTGGTGGTGGAACGGCGCCCGTGTGAACGAGCAGGAGATCCTGCGCGAGCTGGACGTGATGCGTGATGCCGGAATCGGCGGTGTGGAGATCAACACCATCCAGTTCCCCGACCAGACCACCGATACGGTGGGGTGTGCTGCGCTGACATGGCTGAGCGACGAGTGGATCCGCATGGTCAACGTGGCTGCCGACGGCTGCCGTGAGCGCGGTATGGTCTGCGACATCATCGTCGGCTCGGGCTGGCCCTTCGGCGCAGAATACCTTGCGCCCGAGGAGCAGGTGCAGATGCTCTATCCCGTTACGGTCGATGTCAAGGGCGGGCGGTTTACCATCGGCCGCGACGAGGTGCTGGGCATGGCCAACGCCCATGTGGCCAATCCCCGCAGCAACCCGACCAAGGAGCTTATGTTCATCCGCCTGATGCCCAAGCATGTCGCCCATTTCACCGAGGGCGTTTCGTACGACGAACAGGCCGGCAATGATACCATCACGGTCGATGTCCCCGAGGGCGAACATGTTCTCTACTTTTTCGTGAAGCTGAACGGCTATTCGCGTGTTATCCTGGGGGCTCCGGGCGCCAGCGGGCCCGTGGTGAACCACCTCGACGGCAAGGCCGTGGAGCGTTACCTCGATAAATTTTCCGATGCGATGCATTTCACCCGCGGCAAACTCAAGGGGGAAATCCGCGCGGCGTTCTGCGACAGTTTCGAGCTGGAAGGCAACAACTGGACGCCCGGCATGTTCGCCGAGTTCGAGAAGCGTATGGGTTACTCGCTCTATCCGTTCCTGCCCTATGTGTTCCAGCGTACCGGAGCCATGGGCGAACCCGTCCGTGAGGCTTACGGCTGCAGTTTCTCGCCCGAAGTGACGCGCGACGTGATCGAGCGTGTCCGCCACGATTTCTGGCACGTGCAGATGCAGCTCTTCAAGGAGAACTTCATCGACGTATACAATGCGTGGTGCCATCGCAACGGGCTCAAGTCGCGCATCCAGGCCTACGGCCACCAGCTCCATCCCATCGAAACGTCGATGTATCTCGACATCCCCGAATGCGAATCGTGGATACACGACGGTATCGGCCGGGTGATGGAGCCCAACCAGTACCTTTCGGGACGCGGTTACAGCATGGTCAACAAGTTCGTCGCTTCGGGGGCGTTCCTGGCCAACCGCAACATCGTGAGCTGTGAAGAGCAGACCAACGTGGGCAATATCTTCCAGACCACGCTCGAGGAGGTCAAGGTGACGGGCGACCGCAGCAACCTTTCGGGCGTGAACCACTCGGTGCTCCACGGCTTCAATTACAGCCCCCGCCAGAAGGATTTCTTCGGCTGGATACAGTTCGGTACTTATTTCAACGAGAACAATACGTGGTGGCCTTATGTGCGTCCGTGGATGGATTACAAGGCGCGTGTCTCCGCCCTGTTGCAGAACAGCGTCTATCAGGCCGACATCGCCATCCTGCCGCCGCTCGAAGACCTCTGGTCGATCCACGGCATGCAGCGCGACCCCTATCCCGGCGTCACCTATCCCGCCTATGCCAACGACCTCTGGGAGGCCGTCCAGCAGAGCGGCAACGGCTGCGACTATGTCAGCGAGAAGGTCATCTGTCAGTCGTCTGTCTCCGGCGGCCAGCTCCGCTTCGGTTCGCGCAGCTACAAGACCCTGTTGCTGATGGAGGTCGAGAGCCTCGAACCCCGGACCGCTGCGCGCATCGCTGACTTCGTGGCGGCGGGCGGACGTGTGATCGCCATCGGGAAGGTGCCCCACAAGGGGCTCGGATTCCGCGATGCCGCGGCGAAGGATGCCCGTGTGAAGGCGATCATCGACCGTGTCGTGACGACCTGGCCCGACCGTTTTGTCCGTGTCGATGCCCCGCAGGGGGATATGCTCGGCTGGTACCGCACCTTGCAAGCGGAATACGGCCTGACCCCTTATGCGAAAATCTCCGCCCCCGACCGTTTTATGATGATGAACTATTACAAGTCGGGCGACAAGGATATCTATTTCGTCGTCAACTCTTCGATCGAACGTTCCATGCAGACCCGGCTCGAATTCCCCGCCGAGGTGGCGGTCAAGCAGGCCTGGGTCTGGGATGCCGAGACGGGCGGGCGGCATATGCTCGACATGCGGAACGGTACGCTGGAGTTGTGCCTGACGCCTGCCGAGGCGAAATTCATCGTCTTCGAGAAAGACCGCGGTGGCCAAATGCTGCCCGCACCTGCACCCCGCAGCGCGAACCCCATTGCCCTCAACGGCATCTGGGATGTCAGGGCCACGCACCATGTGGATAAGAGTACCCGGGAATTCTCCCTGACCGACCTCGTGGATCTGCACAGCCTGCCGTTCCCCTGGTTGCAGAGCTTCGCCGGCACCATCGAATACACCCGCACGGTCGATGTCGAAGATCCGGCGGCCTACCATACGCTCGATGCCGGCCTTACGCATAACGGCATCACCGAACTTTTCGTCAACGGCGAGCCCGCGGGCATACGCTGGTACGGTGCACGTACGTTCGACGTAGCGGGCAAACTCCGTAAGGGCGCGAACGTCCTGACGATCCGTGTCACCACGGTGCTGACCAACTATGCCAAGGCCCGTGCCGCCGACACTCCGACGGCCGCCCGCTGGGAATGGGCGCAGCGGCTCAATAAGGAACTCGGCCTGCGCGGCCCCGTAACCCTGTACTGA
- a CDS encoding glycoside hydrolase family 125 protein produces MKNKNISRACLAAALVMAGTVSAHASALRSSAPETEAAVMIMDNTRMARPKAKIVKEYAPTNRPAESERLFRSEAVEAEIARIKGVLSNAKLAWMFENCFPNTLDTTVRYRKDDNGKDDTVVYTGDIHAMWLRDSGAQVWPYLQLANKDEHLRSMLAGVIRRQFKCIELDPYANAFLDPYDPNPDHQWMSDQTQMRPELHERKWEIDSLCYPLRLAYEYWLVTGDDSVFDEHWMAAVRNILKTFREQQRKEGVGPYTFMRVTDRQLDTVCNMGKGNPVNPVGLIASVFRPSDDATTFLFLVPSNFFAVTSLRKAAEILTKVNGQAALAAECTELAAEVETALKKYATYNHPEYGTIYAFEVDGYGNRFLMDDANVPSLLAMPYLGDMDVNDPIYQNTRRFVWSEANPYFFRGSAGEGIGGPHIGYDMAWPMSIMMKAFTSQDDAEIKRCVEMLMTTDAGTGFMHESFNVNDPTDFTRSWFAWQNTLFGELILKLVNEGKVDLLNSITVK; encoded by the coding sequence ATGAAAAACAAAAACATCTCCCGGGCTTGCCTTGCTGCGGCCCTCGTCATGGCCGGTACGGTTTCGGCACACGCCTCGGCGCTCCGCAGCAGTGCTCCGGAAACCGAAGCCGCGGTTATGATTATGGACAATACGCGTATGGCCAGGCCCAAAGCGAAGATCGTAAAAGAATATGCCCCGACCAACCGTCCGGCCGAGTCCGAGCGTCTGTTCCGCTCCGAGGCCGTCGAGGCCGAGATCGCGCGCATCAAGGGCGTGCTCTCCAATGCCAAGCTGGCCTGGATGTTCGAGAACTGTTTTCCCAACACGCTCGACACGACGGTGCGCTACCGCAAGGACGACAACGGCAAGGACGACACGGTGGTTTATACCGGAGACATCCATGCCATGTGGCTCCGTGACTCGGGTGCGCAGGTGTGGCCCTACCTCCAGCTGGCCAACAAGGACGAGCACCTGCGCAGTATGCTGGCCGGCGTGATCCGCCGCCAGTTCAAGTGCATCGAGCTCGATCCCTATGCCAATGCGTTCCTCGACCCCTACGACCCGAACCCCGACCATCAGTGGATGAGCGACCAGACCCAGATGCGCCCCGAACTGCACGAACGCAAGTGGGAGATCGACTCGTTGTGCTATCCGTTGCGCCTGGCCTATGAATACTGGCTGGTGACGGGCGACGATTCGGTGTTCGACGAACATTGGATGGCGGCCGTCAGGAACATTCTCAAGACGTTCCGTGAACAGCAGCGCAAGGAGGGTGTCGGCCCCTATACGTTCATGCGTGTGACCGACCGCCAGCTCGATACGGTCTGCAACATGGGCAAGGGCAATCCGGTGAATCCCGTCGGGCTGATCGCTTCGGTATTCCGTCCCTCGGACGATGCGACGACGTTCCTCTTTCTCGTGCCTTCGAATTTCTTTGCCGTGACTTCGCTGCGCAAGGCTGCCGAAATCCTGACCAAAGTCAACGGACAGGCCGCCTTGGCTGCCGAGTGCACCGAACTGGCTGCCGAGGTGGAGACGGCGCTCAAGAAATACGCCACCTACAACCATCCCGAATACGGGACGATCTACGCCTTCGAGGTCGACGGTTACGGCAACCGTTTCCTGATGGACGACGCCAACGTGCCGAGCCTGCTGGCGATGCCTTACCTGGGCGATATGGACGTGAACGATCCGATCTACCAGAATACCCGCCGCTTCGTGTGGAGCGAGGCGAACCCCTACTTCTTCCGCGGTTCGGCGGGCGAAGGCATTGGCGGCCCGCATATCGGTTACGACATGGCCTGGCCGATGAGCATCATGATGAAGGCCTTTACCTCGCAGGACGATGCCGAGATCAAGCGCTGCGTAGAGATGCTGATGACCACCGATGCCGGGACGGGCTTCATGCACGAGTCGTTCAATGTGAACGACCCGACGGATTTCACCCGCTCGTGGTTCGCTTGGCAGAACACGCTGTTCGGTGAGTTGATTCTCAAGCTGGTGAACGAGGGTAAGGTCGACCTGCTGAACTCGATTACGGTAAAATAA
- a CDS encoding glycoside hydrolase family 97 protein, with the protein MKKRLLALFCALAVGGAVTAKTVGATSPGGNLRMEIEVADKISYTVWSGADKVLDACTLSLTLADRTLGEAPRLRSVKRSSADEMLERRNPTKDAIVRNCYNAVQLRFAGDYAVEFRLFDDGVAYRFVTSLPGEVEVLGEECRLGLPAGSEAWLSEVNGFRSMYEEPYTRVAMSGYAPSDKMSYLPVLVGMPGGKKLLLAESDVRDYPCMFVRSDGRGGFESLFPRVPKEYGPDGDRSLKVLSEEPYIARTQGTRTFPWRLAVVAEEDADLIENELVWLLAAPAADTDWEWVKPGLVSWDWWNGMRLSGVDFRAGRNTESYRYYIDFAAKYGVPYIIMDEGWSASTTDVFRPNPDLDLPGLIAYGKERNVQIVLWLTWLAVEKDMERLFTTLEEWGIPGVKIDFMDRSDQWMVNYYERVTKCAADHHIFVDWHGSYTPKGLFRTYPNLLTYEAVLGMEQGGRCKPDNSNYLPFIRNAVGPMDFTPGGMFCSQPEDNRSTGSNPMASGTRAYQLALYVVFESPLQMMADNPVYYYREHPCTEFIASVPTTWDELRVLRARCGEQVVMARRKGDRWFIGGITNNRPYSTEVALDFLPAGRSYTMTSFEDGVNADLQAMDYKKRERKVDASTVVKIDMVRNGGWAAVIE; encoded by the coding sequence ATGAAGAAACGACTTCTGGCATTGTTCTGCGCATTGGCTGTGGGCGGTGCCGTTACGGCCAAGACCGTCGGTGCGACGTCGCCCGGCGGAAACCTCCGCATGGAAATCGAGGTGGCAGACAAGATCAGTTATACCGTCTGGAGCGGTGCGGACAAAGTCCTCGATGCCTGTACGTTGTCGCTGACCCTGGCAGACCGTACGCTGGGCGAGGCTCCCCGTCTGCGCAGCGTGAAACGCTCCTCGGCCGACGAGATGCTCGAACGCCGCAACCCGACCAAGGATGCCATCGTCCGGAACTGCTATAATGCCGTGCAACTCAGGTTCGCCGGCGACTACGCGGTGGAGTTCCGCCTTTTCGACGACGGTGTGGCCTACCGCTTCGTCACCTCGCTGCCCGGCGAGGTCGAGGTGCTCGGCGAAGAGTGCCGGCTGGGACTGCCCGCCGGAAGCGAGGCGTGGCTCTCCGAGGTGAACGGTTTCCGTTCGATGTACGAGGAGCCCTACACCCGTGTGGCGATGTCCGGGTATGCCCCTTCGGACAAGATGAGCTACCTGCCCGTGCTGGTCGGGATGCCGGGGGGCAAGAAGCTCCTGCTGGCTGAGTCCGATGTACGGGACTACCCCTGCATGTTCGTCAGGAGCGACGGACGGGGCGGTTTCGAATCGCTTTTCCCGCGCGTGCCGAAGGAGTACGGCCCCGATGGCGACCGCAGCCTGAAGGTGCTCTCCGAAGAACCCTATATTGCCAGGACGCAGGGGACGCGCACTTTCCCGTGGCGCCTTGCCGTCGTGGCCGAGGAGGATGCCGACCTGATCGAAAACGAACTGGTGTGGCTGCTGGCCGCTCCCGCTGCCGATACCGACTGGGAGTGGGTGAAGCCCGGACTGGTGAGCTGGGATTGGTGGAACGGCATGCGCCTGTCGGGGGTCGATTTCCGTGCCGGGCGCAATACGGAGTCCTATCGGTACTACATCGACTTCGCAGCCAAATACGGCGTTCCCTATATTATCATGGACGAAGGCTGGTCGGCATCGACGACCGACGTATTCCGTCCCAATCCCGACCTCGACCTGCCCGGCCTGATCGCCTACGGCAAGGAGCGCAACGTGCAGATCGTGCTGTGGCTGACATGGCTCGCCGTCGAGAAGGACATGGAACGCCTTTTCACGACGCTCGAAGAGTGGGGCATCCCGGGCGTGAAGATCGACTTCATGGATCGTAGCGACCAGTGGATGGTCAACTATTACGAGCGTGTGACCAAGTGTGCGGCCGATCATCATATCTTCGTCGACTGGCACGGCTCCTATACACCCAAGGGCCTTTTCCGCACCTATCCGAACCTGCTGACCTACGAGGCGGTGCTTGGCATGGAGCAAGGCGGCCGCTGCAAACCCGACAACAGCAATTACCTGCCTTTCATCCGCAATGCCGTCGGCCCCATGGACTTCACCCCGGGCGGGATGTTCTGCTCTCAGCCCGAGGATAACCGTTCGACGGGTTCGAACCCGATGGCCTCGGGGACGCGCGCTTACCAACTGGCACTTTACGTCGTCTTCGAAAGCCCGTTACAGATGATGGCCGACAACCCGGTCTATTATTACCGCGAACATCCCTGCACGGAGTTCATCGCCTCGGTGCCTACGACCTGGGACGAGCTGCGCGTGCTGCGTGCACGGTGCGGCGAACAGGTCGTCATGGCGCGCCGCAAGGGCGACCGGTGGTTCATCGGGGGCATTACCAACAACCGGCCCTATTCCACCGAGGTCGCGCTCGATTTCCTGCCTGCCGGGCGCAGTTATACGATGACCTCGTTCGAGGACGGTGTGAATGCCGACCTGCAGGCCATGGATTACAAGAAACGTGAGCGGAAAGTCGATGCTTCGACCGTCGTGAAGATCGACATGGTTCGCAATGGCGGCTGGGCGGCCGTAATCGAATAG
- a CDS encoding CofH family radical SAM protein gives MQRIYDKCRRREPLSREEAYRLYDQAPLQELALVADEVRRAVVPDPEVVTWQIDRNVNITNVCISGCRFCNFHCKPHQTDRAFVTTLAEYREKIDRTLELGGDQLLLQGGLHPQLRIDFYERLFSDLKALYPTLRLHALGAPEVAHIARISGLTTLETLRRLMAAGLDSLPGAGAEILDPVVRRAISPAKPSVEKWLDVMHEAHCLGLPTSATMMYGHVETPHQRVDHLLRIRDLQARCPEGKYGFIAFIPWIFRSTGTELERQGVTTRFSPLEYLRIIAVSRLVLCNIRNIQASWLTVGKATAQAALHSGANDMGSIMIEENVVSSAGAHNRFDAEGIRKAIREAGFTPRLRDQLYRMREYAPQA, from the coding sequence GTGCAACGCATCTACGACAAATGCCGGCGAAGGGAGCCGCTCTCACGCGAGGAGGCCTACCGGCTCTATGACCAGGCTCCGTTGCAGGAGCTGGCGCTCGTGGCCGACGAGGTGCGCCGCGCCGTGGTTCCCGACCCGGAGGTGGTGACCTGGCAGATCGACCGCAATGTCAACATCACCAACGTCTGCATCTCGGGTTGCCGGTTCTGCAATTTCCACTGCAAGCCCCACCAGACAGACCGGGCATTCGTCACCACGCTGGCCGAATACCGCGAGAAGATCGACCGTACGCTGGAGCTGGGCGGCGACCAGCTGCTGTTGCAGGGCGGCCTGCATCCGCAACTGCGCATTGACTTCTACGAGCGGCTTTTCTCCGACCTGAAAGCGCTCTACCCCACGCTGCGGCTGCATGCGCTGGGTGCGCCCGAGGTGGCGCACATCGCCCGCATCAGCGGCCTGACGACCCTGGAGACCCTGCGCCGCCTGATGGCAGCCGGGCTCGACTCGCTTCCGGGCGCCGGCGCCGAGATCCTCGACCCCGTCGTACGCAGGGCCATATCGCCCGCCAAGCCGTCGGTCGAAAAGTGGCTCGACGTGATGCACGAGGCGCACTGCCTCGGCCTTCCGACCTCGGCAACGATGATGTACGGCCATGTCGAGACCCCGCACCAGCGTGTAGACCACCTGCTGCGTATCCGCGACCTGCAGGCCCGCTGCCCCGAAGGAAAGTACGGGTTCATCGCATTCATCCCGTGGATCTTCCGGTCGACGGGCACCGAATTGGAACGCCAGGGGGTAACGACACGGTTCTCTCCGTTGGAATACCTGCGCATCATCGCCGTGAGCCGCCTTGTATTGTGCAATATCCGCAACATCCAGGCCTCGTGGCTCACCGTGGGCAAGGCCACGGCACAAGCCGCCCTGCACAGCGGCGCCAACGACATGGGGTCGATCATGATCGAGGAAAACGTCGTCTCCTCGGCCGGAGCGCACAACCGTTTCGACGCCGAGGGCATCCGCAAAGCCATCCGCGAGGCGGGTTTCACCCCTCGCCTGCGCGACCAGCTGTACCGGATGCGGGAATATGCCCCGCAGGCCTGA
- the rnr gene encoding ribonuclease R, producing MKKQTQKKRPEKGAKNTDRAAIILSLFREFPNNKFSLKHLASASGGATKEGRRETFEILGRLHDEGIVEECAREKYRLTHKHLPHFEGVADMTATGSIYVRVEGEEKDIFVNQRNTANALNGDRVEVVVMHRGRDGKMEGEITRIVERSRKPYVGIAEVGAHQIFVRADSRRMPMDIYLSKRLYPDVKDGEKVVVRIADWAEGSKSPVGELIERLGMAGNNDTEMHAILAEYELPYRFEPEIEQAAEGIDGRITAKEIARRRDFRNVTTFTVDPADAKDFDDALSVRKVGEGVWEIGVHIADVTHYVRPHSVIDDEAVERGTSVYLVDRTVPMLPERLSNELCSLRPHEASLCFSAVFTINEGLEILDEWFGRTVIYSDRRFTYAEAQEIIETGRGDFAEEVLTLNRLAQALRRERFKNGAISFDREEVKFQLDEAGKPIGVYFKEQKESNQMIEEFMLLANRRVAEFCGKRKTDKGRTVERTMVYRVHDKPSEEKLDRFRQFILRFGHIFKATSGRAVAKELNKLFAQIKGSTEENAVSTMAVRSMAKAFYTTDNIGHYGLAFPYYTHFTSPIRRYPDMMVHRLLAHYLAGEKAADKTTLEDLCARASEREVIASEAERASIKYKMVEFMKERIGEEFDGHISGLTEWGIYVELDETHIEGMSFLRDIEGDFFQFDEANYEIVGRSTGRRMTLGDAVRIRVKRADLQKRQLDFELLIDNGRPMAPAPREDGPKVRRSTRRKNR from the coding sequence ATGAAAAAGCAAACACAAAAAAAGCGCCCGGAAAAGGGTGCGAAGAACACCGACAGGGCGGCAATCATCCTGAGCCTTTTCCGGGAGTTCCCCAACAATAAATTCTCACTCAAGCACCTGGCTTCGGCCTCGGGAGGCGCCACGAAAGAGGGGCGCCGCGAAACATTCGAGATCCTGGGACGGCTGCACGACGAAGGCATCGTCGAGGAGTGCGCACGCGAGAAATACCGCCTCACGCACAAGCACCTGCCCCACTTCGAAGGCGTGGCGGACATGACGGCCACGGGGTCGATCTACGTGCGCGTCGAGGGTGAGGAGAAAGATATCTTCGTCAACCAGCGCAACACGGCCAACGCCCTGAACGGCGACCGCGTGGAGGTGGTCGTCATGCACCGCGGCCGCGACGGGAAGATGGAGGGCGAGATCACACGCATCGTTGAACGCAGCCGCAAACCCTATGTCGGCATCGCCGAAGTAGGGGCGCACCAGATATTCGTACGGGCGGATTCGCGCCGTATGCCGATGGACATCTACCTCTCCAAACGGCTGTACCCCGACGTGAAGGACGGCGAAAAGGTCGTCGTGCGCATAGCCGACTGGGCCGAGGGGAGCAAGAGCCCCGTGGGCGAGCTGATCGAGCGGCTGGGCATGGCGGGCAACAACGACACCGAGATGCACGCCATCCTGGCCGAATACGAACTGCCCTACCGCTTCGAGCCCGAGATCGAACAGGCGGCGGAGGGTATCGACGGCCGGATTACGGCCAAGGAGATCGCCCGGCGCCGCGATTTCCGCAATGTGACGACCTTCACGGTCGACCCGGCCGACGCCAAGGACTTCGACGACGCGCTTTCGGTACGCAAGGTCGGGGAGGGCGTATGGGAAATCGGCGTGCATATCGCCGACGTGACGCACTACGTGCGCCCGCATTCGGTGATCGACGACGAGGCCGTCGAACGCGGCACGTCGGTCTACCTGGTAGACCGCACCGTCCCGATGCTGCCCGAGCGGTTGTCGAACGAGCTCTGCTCGCTGCGCCCGCACGAGGCGAGCCTCTGTTTCTCGGCGGTATTCACGATCAACGAAGGGCTGGAGATACTCGACGAATGGTTCGGACGGACGGTGATCTACTCCGACCGCCGGTTCACCTATGCCGAGGCGCAGGAGATCATCGAAACGGGCCGGGGTGATTTCGCCGAAGAGGTTCTGACCCTCAACCGACTGGCACAGGCGTTGCGCAGGGAGCGTTTCAAGAACGGAGCCATCAGCTTCGACCGCGAGGAGGTGAAATTCCAACTCGACGAGGCTGGGAAGCCCATCGGCGTCTATTTCAAGGAGCAGAAAGAATCGAACCAGATGATCGAGGAGTTCATGCTGCTGGCAAACCGCCGTGTCGCCGAGTTCTGCGGCAAGCGCAAGACCGACAAGGGGCGCACCGTGGAACGCACGATGGTCTACCGCGTGCACGACAAGCCGAGCGAAGAGAAGCTCGACCGTTTCCGGCAGTTCATCCTGCGCTTCGGGCACATCTTCAAGGCCACGAGCGGGCGTGCCGTGGCCAAGGAGCTGAACAAGCTCTTCGCCCAAATCAAAGGTTCGACTGAGGAGAACGCCGTGTCGACGATGGCCGTGCGTTCGATGGCAAAAGCCTTTTACACGACCGACAACATCGGCCACTACGGCCTTGCATTCCCCTACTATACGCATTTCACGTCGCCCATCCGCCGCTATCCCGACATGATGGTGCACCGCCTGCTGGCGCATTACCTCGCAGGCGAGAAGGCGGCAGACAAGACGACGCTCGAAGATCTGTGCGCCCGCGCTTCGGAACGCGAAGTGATCGCCTCCGAGGCCGAACGCGCCTCGATCAAATACAAGATGGTCGAATTCATGAAGGAGCGCATCGGCGAAGAGTTCGACGGCCACATTTCGGGGCTCACCGAATGGGGCATCTATGTCGAGCTGGACGAAACCCACATCGAGGGCATGTCGTTCCTGCGCGACATCGAAGGTGATTTCTTCCAGTTCGACGAAGCCAATTACGAGATCGTCGGCCGCTCGACAGGCCGCCGCATGACGCTGGGCGACGCCGTACGCATCCGCGTGAAACGTGCCGACCTGCAGAAGCGCCAGCTCGATTTCGAGCTGCTGATAGACAACGGTCGTCCCATGGCCCCCGCACCCCGCGAGGACGGCCCGAAGGTACGCCGCAGCACCCGCCGTAAAAACCGATAG
- a CDS encoding M20 family metallopeptidase, whose translation MNPTEFRRHLHAHPELSFKEHATAAFIADRLTELGIEHRPIARTGVLARIEGHGKADPKRRAIVLRADIDALPITEQNDIGWRSCNPGVMHACGHDMHAAVLFGVLQQLGAEPDFRGTLFGLFQPGEECNPGGASLVLAENPFEGYEVRAVVGEHVEPQLEVGTLGFRAGKYMASSDELRFSVHGTGGHGAMRPQLKDPVAAAAEFVTRLIALNHEECVLSIGRVEAGGATNIVPDEVYLEGTLRTFDEREREIIHQRIRNIAAEIDKRLGVRIVVDISHGYPCVVNDEHLVKQAAALAREEKLQVEMLPLRTTAEDFGFYCTKYPSLFYRLGVGAAAGRPHTATFNPDEGAINVGIGFMKRLALQILKK comes from the coding sequence ATGAATCCCACAGAATTCCGCCGCCACCTGCATGCACACCCCGAACTGTCGTTCAAGGAACACGCCACGGCAGCCTTCATCGCCGATCGGCTCACGGAGCTGGGCATCGAACACCGTCCCATCGCCCGGACGGGCGTACTGGCCAGAATCGAAGGGCACGGGAAAGCCGATCCCAAACGCCGCGCCATAGTGCTGCGCGCCGACATCGACGCCCTGCCGATCACCGAACAGAACGACATCGGCTGGCGGTCGTGCAACCCCGGCGTCATGCACGCCTGCGGCCATGACATGCACGCGGCTGTACTCTTCGGGGTATTGCAGCAGCTCGGCGCCGAACCCGACTTCCGCGGCACGCTCTTCGGACTGTTCCAGCCGGGCGAAGAGTGCAACCCGGGCGGGGCGTCGCTGGTACTGGCCGAAAACCCGTTCGAAGGGTACGAGGTACGTGCCGTGGTGGGCGAACACGTCGAGCCGCAGCTGGAGGTCGGGACGCTGGGATTCCGCGCCGGGAAATACATGGCCTCCAGCGACGAACTGCGCTTCTCGGTACACGGCACGGGCGGGCACGGCGCCATGCGCCCGCAGCTGAAAGATCCCGTGGCGGCCGCCGCGGAGTTCGTGACGCGGCTCATCGCGCTCAACCACGAGGAGTGCGTGCTCTCGATCGGCCGCGTAGAGGCCGGAGGCGCCACGAACATCGTCCCCGACGAGGTCTACCTGGAGGGGACGCTGCGCACGTTCGACGAGCGTGAGCGCGAAATCATCCACCAGCGCATCCGCAACATCGCCGCCGAGATCGACAAGCGCCTGGGGGTGCGGATCGTCGTCGACATCAGCCACGGCTACCCCTGCGTGGTCAACGACGAACACCTCGTGAAACAGGCCGCGGCACTGGCCCGCGAGGAGAAACTGCAGGTCGAAATGCTGCCGCTGCGCACCACGGCCGAGGATTTCGGCTTTTACTGCACCAAATATCCGTCGCTGTTCTACCGGCTGGGCGTAGGCGCCGCGGCAGGACGTCCTCACACGGCGACATTCAACCCCGATGAAGGGGCTATCAACGTGGGCATCGGCTTCATGAAGCGCCTTGCCCTGCAAATTCTGAAGAAATGA